One Chloroflexota bacterium genomic window carries:
- the secG gene encoding preprotein translocase subunit SecG, translated as MAKYFNVVQIILSAALIVLVILQSKGGSLSRMFGGESGVYRTRRGFERTLFNITIVVIVAFFIFSLLSVIFQA; from the coding sequence TTGGCTAAGTATTTCAACGTTGTGCAGATCATTTTGTCCGCGGCGCTCATTGTGCTGGTCATCCTACAGAGCAAGGGGGGCAGCCTGAGCCGCATGTTCGGTGGTGAATCTGGGGTGTACAGAACGCGCCGTGGATTTGAACGGACACTGTTCAACATCACCATTGTAGTCATCGTTGCTTTTTTCATCTTTTCTTTGCTCAGTGTGATATTCCAGGCGTGA
- a CDS encoding MFS transporter — MKRMRWYDYITYNIYWLGLSMASGSLTPIILPFLVARFVGEAVKGTYLGVLRSAGLIVAILVQPAAGLLSDRSTLRWGRRRPFIFLGTVFDLIFLALIGLSGNYWILFMAVLLLQVSSNVGHGALQGIIPDLVPEDQRGRASGVKAVMELLPVILVSFTTGRLVGAGNVWGALLIVMAFFALTMLITVIAVREEPLHEKPKEPLSPALMRIVLLTAIFTIVTTAFGGLVGMVGRVLSGKGTAQLVAVGIAGLVAMAGAIIVGVWWSARVGVGEGAKKYPSFTWWVTNRLLYLAAVGSIQGFALYFLQDVVRVSNPPKATGDLMMVVGIFLLLAALPSGWLSDRVGRKPLVAAAGVVAAIGTFLLLLAQNMTMVTISGVIIGLSAGIFMTVNWALGTDLVPSAEAGLYLGVSNLAGAGAGVVGAGIGGPMADFFNAYQKGLGYLVIFGIYGALFLLSAIILLKVKAEQ; from the coding sequence ATGAAACGGATGCGCTGGTATGATTACATCACTTATAACATCTATTGGCTTGGTCTGAGCATGGCTTCTGGTAGCCTGACGCCGATTATCCTGCCGTTTCTTGTGGCGCGGTTTGTCGGGGAGGCAGTAAAAGGTACCTATCTGGGTGTACTGCGTTCTGCCGGGCTCATTGTAGCCATCCTTGTCCAGCCAGCGGCAGGCTTGCTCAGCGACCGCAGTACGTTGCGCTGGGGGCGACGCAGGCCCTTCATTTTCCTGGGCACCGTGTTCGACCTGATCTTCCTGGCGCTTATTGGTCTGTCAGGCAACTACTGGATACTTTTCATGGCAGTGCTGCTTCTGCAAGTTTCGTCCAATGTAGGTCACGGGGCGCTGCAGGGCATTATCCCAGACCTGGTGCCCGAAGACCAACGCGGACGGGCCTCCGGAGTCAAGGCAGTGATGGAACTGCTACCCGTTATTTTGGTTTCTTTTACCACAGGTCGCTTGGTTGGGGCGGGAAATGTATGGGGAGCGCTACTGATCGTAATGGCTTTCTTTGCGCTCACAATGCTGATTACAGTAATTGCTGTTCGCGAAGAGCCATTGCATGAGAAGCCCAAAGAACCGCTTTCGCCTGCCCTAATGCGCATTGTCCTCCTTACTGCTATTTTCACGATCGTTACCACTGCCTTCGGGGGGCTGGTAGGGATGGTGGGGAGGGTGCTTTCAGGAAAGGGCACCGCGCAGCTAGTCGCAGTAGGCATAGCTGGTCTGGTGGCAATGGCTGGTGCAATTATTGTGGGGGTATGGTGGAGTGCACGGGTCGGTGTCGGTGAGGGGGCGAAAAAGTATCCCTCCTTTACCTGGTGGGTGACCAACCGTCTTCTCTATCTAGCTGCCGTGGGCTCTATTCAGGGATTTGCCCTGTATTTCCTGCAAGATGTAGTGCGGGTGTCCAATCCCCCCAAGGCTACCGGGGATCTGATGATGGTAGTTGGTATCTTCCTTCTGCTGGCAGCTTTGCCCAGTGGCTGGCTCTCAGATAGGGTAGGACGCAAACCGCTGGTTGCCGCGGCTGGTGTGGTTGCTGCCATTGGCACTTTTCTGCTGCTCCTCGCCCAAAATATGACCATGGTCACGATTAGTGGTGTGATCATCGGCCTCTCAGCCGGCATTTTCATGACTGTCAACTGGGCACTGGGAACAGACCTGGTGCCTTCCGCAGAGGCTGGTTTGTATCTAGGTGTTTCCAACTTGGCTGGCGCTGGCGCTGGTGTGGTGGGGGCAGGTATTGGTGGGCCAATGGCCGATTTCTTCAATGCCTATCAGAAAGGGCTGGGCTACCTGGTCATTTTTGGCATCTATGGCGCGTTATTCTTGCTATCAGCAATCATACTGCTAAAGGTGAAGGCCGAGCAATAA
- a CDS encoding peptide ABC transporter substrate-binding protein, with translation MNGDAAKDLGFEEGRFCRVLESDDLDRDMRWQAIIAILAILLILTLTGYTAFYMTTVVIPDYGGTYREGVAGNPGYISPLFSTYHDVDRDLVALIFNGLTRADENGQIQPDLADTWEISPDNLTYTFHLRQNVRWHDGTPFTADDVVFTINILRSPDFQGQPQIAELWQMVTVERSDRYTVRFTLSEPFAPFLHYTTIGLLPAHLLQDVPIKQLSSHPFNLHPIGTGPFKIGEVTSKHALLEANADYYAGRPYLDKIEFLFYPDYPSVLAAYQRGEIHGIGRVPLEYLPEVLAEDELQLYSAPLSGYGLVFLNLDRPVFQEKEVRQALLWALDRQRIIDQILDGQAVLAHGPVMPFSWAYEAHAPQYAYDPVKARNLLEKAGWIDADGDGVREKGDLRLEFALLTNDDETRIKIINEITRQWAEIGVRAVPQAVGVAGVVRDFLMPRNYDAILYEWQQLPTDPDPYPQWHSTQKLGMGQNFTGYSNEQADLLMEEARRTTDPVRRAALYRQLQRILAEDVPELPLYHPVYHYAVDKRVQNVRVGPMQDYADRFRTVAEWYINMRRVIVSEAPLWQRK, from the coding sequence ATGAACGGAGATGCGGCAAAAGACCTAGGTTTTGAAGAGGGCAGGTTTTGCCGCGTTCTTGAGAGTGATGACCTGGACAGAGACATGCGCTGGCAAGCCATTATCGCCATCTTGGCTATTCTCCTGATCCTGACACTGACGGGGTATACGGCTTTTTACATGACCACGGTCGTCATCCCGGACTATGGTGGCACTTATCGCGAAGGTGTTGCCGGTAACCCTGGCTACATCAGTCCCTTATTCAGCACGTACCACGACGTAGACCGCGATTTGGTTGCCCTTATTTTCAACGGCTTAACCAGGGCTGATGAAAATGGGCAAATCCAGCCGGATCTCGCTGATACCTGGGAAATCTCGCCCGACAACTTGACATATACCTTTCACTTGCGTCAGAATGTACGCTGGCACGATGGGACGCCCTTTACCGCGGACGACGTGGTTTTTACCATAAATATATTGCGTTCCCCTGACTTTCAGGGGCAGCCTCAAATAGCCGAACTATGGCAGATGGTTACAGTAGAGCGTTCCGACCGCTATACAGTGCGCTTTACCTTGTCAGAGCCATTTGCGCCTTTTCTGCACTATACCACTATAGGCTTATTGCCAGCGCATCTGTTACAGGATGTGCCTATCAAGCAGCTATCCAGCCATCCCTTCAATCTACACCCTATAGGCACTGGCCCTTTCAAGATAGGAGAAGTTACCTCGAAGCATGCCCTCCTTGAGGCTAACGCGGATTACTATGCTGGGCGGCCATACCTGGACAAAATCGAGTTTCTCTTCTATCCCGATTACCCCAGTGTGCTTGCTGCTTACCAACGGGGTGAAATCCATGGCATCGGACGCGTTCCTCTGGAGTACCTACCAGAGGTCCTTGCCGAGGATGAACTGCAACTGTATTCGGCGCCGCTATCTGGTTATGGGCTTGTTTTCCTGAACCTGGATCGCCCCGTTTTCCAGGAAAAGGAGGTAAGACAAGCTCTGCTTTGGGCTTTGGATCGGCAACGGATCATTGACCAGATTCTGGATGGCCAGGCTGTGCTCGCTCATGGGCCAGTTATGCCTTTTTCATGGGCTTACGAAGCTCACGCTCCCCAATACGCGTATGACCCAGTTAAAGCCAGGAATCTCTTGGAAAAAGCAGGCTGGATTGATGCCGATGGAGACGGCGTGCGGGAAAAGGGTGATCTCCGTCTGGAGTTTGCTCTCCTGACCAACGATGACGAGACACGCATCAAAATCATCAACGAGATCACGCGCCAATGGGCTGAGATTGGCGTACGGGCCGTGCCACAGGCAGTGGGAGTAGCTGGCGTAGTGCGTGATTTCTTGATGCCGCGCAACTATGATGCCATCCTTTACGAATGGCAACAACTCCCGACGGATCCAGACCCCTACCCACAATGGCACTCTACGCAAAAACTGGGCATGGGACAGAATTTCACCGGCTACAGCAATGAGCAGGCCGATCTGCTTATGGAGGAAGCGCGTCGCACGACAGATCCCGTGCGCAGAGCTGCTCTGTATCGCCAATTACAGCGCATCCTTGCTGAGGACGTGCCTGAATTGCCACTATATCATCCGGTTTACCACTATGCCGTTGATAAACGGGTGCAAAATGTACGTGTGGGACCTATGCAAGATTATGCAGACCGTTTCCGCACAGTTGCAGAGTGGTACATCAATATGCGGAGAGTCATCGTCAGCGAAGCTCCTTTATGGCAGCGTAAGTAG
- the thpR gene encoding RNA 2',3'-cyclic phosphodiesterase: protein MEQIRTFVAIELDDALKNALRQVQEELKRAPVSRIGRWVSPDGIHLTLKFLGNVSTERLPEIIQAMERGCRSTAPFTIALSQPGFFPNTRRLRVVWVGLTGDMDALQRLQRALESELNALGFPPEKRGFQPHLTLARIRDYARPNEREEMAKRIVATQVETSISMLVREVHLMRSDLRPTGAVYTRLATVPLG, encoded by the coding sequence ATGGAGCAGATTCGCACCTTCGTTGCCATTGAACTGGATGATGCCCTAAAAAATGCCCTCCGCCAGGTGCAAGAAGAACTGAAACGCGCACCTGTATCCCGTATTGGCCGCTGGGTATCGCCAGATGGCATTCACCTCACCCTCAAATTCCTAGGCAATGTATCTACAGAGCGTCTGCCGGAGATCATTCAGGCCATGGAACGCGGCTGTCGTTCTACCGCACCGTTCACTATTGCTTTGTCTCAACCCGGTTTCTTTCCCAATACGCGTCGGCTACGCGTGGTCTGGGTCGGATTAACAGGGGATATGGATGCATTGCAGCGGCTACAACGTGCTTTGGAATCTGAGTTGAACGCTCTGGGCTTTCCTCCGGAAAAGCGCGGCTTTCAGCCCCATCTCACTCTGGCACGGATTCGGGATTATGCCCGTCCTAACGAACGAGAGGAGATGGCAAAACGCATTGTAGCAACACAAGTGGAGACCAGCATCTCGATGCTGGTGCGGGAAGTGCATTTGATGCGCAGCGACTTGCGCCCCACAGGGGCAGTTTACACCCGCTTGGCAACAGTACCACTGGGATGA
- a CDS encoding amidohydrolase family protein: MPIIDFHTHIFPPEMIARRAVYLERDAWFRLLYANPQARMATVDELVAEMHQSEVDMAVTFGFAWSDPGLCRESNDYVLEAVSHWPERLVGFAVVNPAVAGASAELERCMQKGLHGLGELMPEGQGYTLDDACLDDVMEQMAHWKRPVLIHTNEPVGHSYPGKSRIALQSLYGLALRHPETTIVAAHWGGGLFFYELMPEVQKALQHVYYDTAASLYLYRAEIYHLAAQLIPEKMLFATDYPLIGQRRFLQHIHEAGLATDTLESLLYGNAAQLLRIDHRDKS, translated from the coding sequence GTGCCTATCATTGATTTTCACACACACATTTTCCCGCCCGAGATGATCGCCAGACGCGCGGTTTATCTGGAGCGCGATGCTTGGTTTCGCCTGTTGTATGCAAATCCTCAGGCGAGGATGGCCACCGTGGATGAACTCGTCGCCGAGATGCACCAGAGCGAGGTGGACATGGCAGTGACCTTTGGTTTTGCGTGGTCCGATCCTGGATTGTGCCGCGAGTCCAATGATTACGTCCTGGAAGCGGTTTCCCACTGGCCGGAGCGCTTGGTCGGTTTTGCGGTGGTTAATCCAGCAGTTGCGGGAGCGAGTGCCGAACTCGAGCGTTGCATGCAAAAGGGGTTGCACGGTCTGGGGGAATTGATGCCAGAGGGTCAGGGATATACCTTAGACGACGCATGTTTGGACGATGTAATGGAGCAAATGGCGCATTGGAAGCGTCCTGTACTCATCCACACCAACGAGCCAGTGGGCCACAGCTATCCTGGCAAGAGCAGGATTGCCCTGCAATCTCTCTACGGACTGGCTTTGCGCCATCCTGAAACAACCATTGTTGCAGCACACTGGGGCGGGGGTCTATTCTTTTACGAACTAATGCCAGAGGTTCAGAAGGCGCTACAGCACGTCTACTACGACACAGCCGCTTCATTGTACCTGTACCGCGCTGAAATCTACCATCTAGCAGCACAGCTCATTCCGGAAAAGATGCTCTTCGCCACAGATTATCCATTAATTGGACAACGGCGATTCTTGCAGCACATTCATGAAGCAGGGCTTGCTACTGACACGCTCGAATCTCTGCTGTATGGCAATGCGGCCCAACTGTTGCGGATTGATCACCGTGACAAATCTTAG
- a CDS encoding enoyl-CoA hydratase/isomerase family protein: protein MSYTDILYEKSEGIATITINRPQVLNAFRTQTILEMTQALEDASADRSIGVIVITGAGERAFCVGGDITEMRDLTPNSGRLFLRRFTDLLWRIRQAPMPVIAAVRGYCLGGGNEINVACDLTLAAASAIFGQVGPTVGSAPIFGGTQFLPGLVGEKRAREIIFLCQRYSAVEAERLGWCNKVVPDAQFEAELKAWTDRILELSPQALRVSKLALNYASDWQYGSFNLAIEMLSAIYGTEEFHEGMTAFLEKRKPDFSRFRY, encoded by the coding sequence ATGTCCTATACCGATATCCTCTATGAGAAAAGCGAAGGCATTGCCACCATCACCATCAACCGGCCTCAAGTTCTCAACGCTTTTCGCACACAGACTATATTGGAAATGACCCAGGCTCTGGAGGATGCCAGCGCGGACCGTTCCATAGGAGTCATCGTGATTACTGGGGCTGGGGAGCGTGCTTTCTGCGTCGGCGGAGATATTACAGAGATGCGCGACCTGACACCCAATAGTGGGCGGCTCTTTCTGCGTCGCTTTACGGATTTGTTGTGGCGCATTCGACAAGCTCCAATGCCGGTCATCGCTGCAGTGCGCGGCTATTGCCTGGGCGGAGGCAACGAAATCAACGTAGCCTGCGATTTGACCTTGGCTGCGGCCAGTGCAATCTTTGGTCAGGTAGGGCCAACAGTGGGCAGTGCTCCCATTTTTGGCGGCACACAATTCTTGCCAGGTCTAGTCGGAGAAAAGCGCGCACGCGAGATCATCTTTCTCTGCCAACGCTACTCTGCGGTTGAAGCAGAACGGCTCGGCTGGTGTAACAAGGTGGTGCCAGATGCACAGTTCGAGGCGGAGCTCAAAGCCTGGACAGATCGCATCCTGGAACTCAGCCCACAAGCCCTGCGCGTATCCAAGCTCGCGCTTAATTACGCCAGCGATTGGCAATACGGTTCTTTCAACCTGGCAATCGAGATGCTATCGGCCATATACGGTACGGAAGAGTTTCATGAGGGAATGACCGCCTTTTTGGAGAAGCGCAAGCCCGATTTCAGTCGCTTCCGATACTGA
- a CDS encoding LCP family protein, translating into MARKAPKTSRTTKTRWKWFLPGILLVVFIVGGIYSGYLFYTTVKDFVAHAQLGMPAQSGLEQGRAPEEELPDIAKERVNILLLGIDRRANEKGPCRTDTMIVVTVDARSKTAAMLSIPRDLWVPIPGYSENRINTAHFLGERDNYPGGGPALAKKTVQYTLGVPIHYYIRVNFEGFERLVDAIGGITIDVKEPIHDEKYPDDNYGYITVDIPAGTQHMDGKTALQYARVRHGGSDFMRARRQQQVLKAIRDKVLSLNIPLTKIPEILRIVGDSVQTDLSLSEMYALAKLGREIPGENIKNAVIDETMTTSQVTPDGAHVLIPDRALVRELVDELFGGPAPTAVAGLSEKEFIAQEAARIEVQNGTLMPGLAQRTAEYLKGLGYNIVSYSNADRSDYAKSVLIDYSGKTNTVNALMQRFRIQPENVLRYTNVQSTVDIRLILGQDYAASPLQ; encoded by the coding sequence ATGGCTCGAAAAGCTCCGAAGACATCAAGGACAACTAAGACCCGTTGGAAGTGGTTTCTCCCGGGCATACTATTGGTTGTTTTTATAGTTGGTGGTATTTATTCGGGCTATCTCTTTTACACCACAGTCAAAGACTTTGTCGCGCACGCACAGTTAGGCATGCCTGCGCAATCTGGCCTCGAGCAGGGTCGGGCACCTGAAGAGGAATTGCCCGACATTGCCAAAGAGCGTGTGAATATCCTGTTGTTGGGGATAGACAGGCGTGCTAACGAAAAAGGGCCCTGTCGCACGGATACCATGATTGTTGTGACGGTGGACGCGCGAAGCAAGACGGCAGCAATGCTTTCCATACCTCGCGACCTGTGGGTGCCAATCCCTGGCTATTCCGAGAATCGCATCAATACCGCTCATTTTCTCGGTGAGAGGGACAATTACCCCGGAGGAGGGCCAGCACTGGCCAAGAAAACGGTCCAGTATACCCTTGGTGTACCCATACACTATTACATCCGAGTAAACTTTGAGGGTTTCGAAAGACTTGTGGATGCCATCGGCGGCATTACCATCGACGTGAAAGAGCCAATTCACGATGAGAAGTACCCCGATGACAACTATGGGTATATAACTGTTGACATCCCGGCAGGCACGCAGCACATGGATGGCAAAACCGCGCTGCAGTATGCTCGAGTGCGGCATGGCGGCAGTGATTTCATGCGCGCCAGACGGCAGCAGCAGGTTTTGAAAGCCATCCGCGATAAGGTGCTTAGCCTGAATATCCCCCTGACCAAGATACCCGAGATACTCCGCATCGTGGGGGATTCCGTGCAGACCGATCTAAGCCTGAGCGAAATGTATGCTTTGGCTAAACTTGGGCGCGAGATTCCAGGGGAAAACATCAAGAACGCGGTAATCGACGAAACTATGACCACATCCCAAGTAACCCCCGATGGCGCACATGTGTTGATCCCCGATCGTGCTCTTGTGCGCGAACTGGTGGATGAGTTATTTGGCGGTCCTGCTCCGACTGCCGTGGCTGGTCTTTCAGAAAAGGAGTTCATCGCCCAAGAGGCAGCCAGGATCGAAGTGCAGAATGGCACCCTCATGCCTGGCTTGGCGCAGCGCACTGCTGAGTACTTGAAAGGACTAGGTTATAATATAGTCTCCTACAGCAACGCTGACCGCTCTGATTACGCCAAGAGCGTGCTCATAGACTACTCGGGAAAGACCAACACGGTCAACGCCCTAATGCAGCGTTTTCGTATCCAGCCTGAGAATGTGCTTCGCTATACCAATGTTCAAAGCACTGTGGATATACGACTGATATTGGGACAGGATTATGCTGCTTCACCCCTGCAGTAG
- a CDS encoding TIGR00725 family protein — protein MFIAVIGAGRCSAEVAMLAEAVGRELAKRGAILVCGGLGGVMEAACRGAKAAGGLTVGILPGTSRRDANPYVDIPIVTGMGEARNVLVVQSAQAVIAIHGEYGTLSEIAHALKLGIPVIGLHTWQLAKEGHENHAIVRVQTALEAVEKALALAVP, from the coding sequence ATGTTCATCGCAGTAATTGGTGCTGGCCGTTGTTCTGCAGAGGTCGCGATGCTGGCCGAGGCAGTAGGACGAGAGTTAGCGAAACGCGGGGCCATATTGGTATGTGGTGGATTGGGCGGAGTTATGGAAGCCGCCTGCCGCGGAGCCAAAGCCGCCGGAGGCCTGACCGTGGGCATATTGCCGGGAACCTCACGCCGCGATGCCAATCCATATGTAGATATCCCCATTGTTACAGGCATGGGTGAAGCGCGCAATGTGCTGGTTGTGCAATCTGCTCAAGCCGTGATCGCCATCCATGGCGAGTATGGCACCCTCTCGGAGATTGCCCATGCGCTTAAACTGGGCATACCGGTGATTGGGTTGCACACCTGGCAACTAGCTAAGGAAGGCCACGAAAATCACGCTATTGTCCGCGTGCAGACTGCACTGGAAGCAGTGGAAAAAGCCCTGGCGCTTGCTGTGCCCTAA
- a CDS encoding 3-hydroxyacyl-CoA dehydrogenase family protein, giving the protein MQNVAVMGSGTMGSGIAYVTARAGLSTRLYDPIPEQLAKAQAYHRKLLDREVEKGRLAQAEAEATSARILYTGDLAQALSKVDLVIEAAPENIELKKKLFHEMEQHVSAQAILGSNTSSLPITEIATAVQKRDRVIGIHFFNPAPVMQLIEIIQAVETSEATVQAVVEFAKKVGKEPVVVKDFPGFVTTRVGLMLVSEAIFALQEGVAERDALDKAMKLGYNLPMGPLALADLIGLDIVLHVLDALYANYKDDRYRAPILLRKMVQAGHLGRKTGKGFYDYPS; this is encoded by the coding sequence ATGCAGAATGTAGCCGTCATGGGCAGTGGCACAATGGGCAGTGGCATTGCCTACGTTACCGCAAGAGCTGGCCTTTCTACTCGCCTGTATGATCCCATCCCTGAGCAATTAGCCAAGGCGCAGGCATACCATCGTAAGCTATTGGACCGAGAAGTAGAAAAGGGCCGTTTGGCGCAAGCCGAAGCAGAAGCAACGAGCGCACGTATCCTGTACACCGGCGATTTAGCGCAGGCTTTGTCCAAGGTGGATTTGGTGATCGAGGCTGCACCAGAGAATATCGAGTTGAAGAAGAAGTTGTTCCATGAGATGGAACAGCACGTGAGCGCTCAGGCCATTTTAGGCAGCAACACGAGCTCGCTGCCCATCACTGAGATCGCCACAGCCGTACAGAAGCGCGACCGTGTGATTGGCATTCACTTTTTCAACCCAGCGCCAGTCATGCAGCTTATCGAGATCATTCAGGCCGTTGAAACCAGCGAGGCTACCGTACAAGCGGTGGTTGAATTCGCTAAGAAGGTGGGTAAGGAGCCAGTGGTGGTGAAGGACTTTCCTGGCTTTGTGACTACCCGCGTGGGATTGATGCTGGTCTCTGAAGCCATCTTCGCTTTGCAGGAGGGCGTGGCTGAGCGCGACGCTCTGGACAAAGCGATGAAACTGGGCTACAACCTGCCTATGGGGCCGCTGGCACTTGCCGATTTGATTGGCCTTGACATTGTGCTGCATGTCCTCGATGCTCTGTATGCGAATTACAAAGATGACCGCTACCGTGCTCCTATCTTGCTGCGTAAGATGGTGCAAGCAGGGCATCTCGGACGCAAGACGGGCAAGGGTTTCTACGACTATCCGTCTTAA
- a CDS encoding 4Fe-4S ferredoxin — translation MATPVWFVELIKRAFPKRFTVARLTRWPLIGNLMQHWLAEGDDLIYLTRDQVIPIHQAVQTESMVLPSQVVDYFIEKASFHWIMNFCICREAEKCQNYPRDLGCLFLGEAASRINPRLGRRVSKEEALEHVRRCREAGLVHLIGRNKLDTVWLGVGPGDKLLTICNCCPCCCLWRVLPYVAPAMGEQIHRMPGVTITVSERCIGCGICTQDVCFVNALRLVDGRAVIGDACRGCGRCVGTCPERAIEISISNEQFIEEVIQRISALVDIS, via the coding sequence ATGGCTACGCCGGTATGGTTCGTCGAACTAATCAAAAGGGCCTTCCCCAAGCGTTTTACTGTAGCCCGGCTCACCCGATGGCCTTTGATTGGCAACTTGATGCAACACTGGCTCGCCGAGGGCGACGACCTGATTTATCTGACTCGTGACCAGGTGATCCCCATCCATCAAGCAGTGCAAACAGAGAGCATGGTGCTACCATCCCAAGTGGTGGATTATTTCATTGAAAAAGCGTCTTTCCACTGGATCATGAATTTCTGCATCTGCCGGGAAGCAGAAAAGTGCCAGAATTACCCCAGAGATCTGGGGTGTCTATTCCTTGGCGAGGCTGCTTCGCGCATCAATCCACGACTTGGACGGCGTGTGAGCAAAGAAGAAGCGCTCGAACACGTGCGCCGCTGTCGCGAAGCCGGGCTGGTGCACCTGATTGGCCGCAACAAACTGGATACTGTCTGGCTGGGCGTTGGGCCAGGCGACAAGCTATTGACGATCTGCAATTGCTGTCCTTGCTGCTGCCTGTGGCGTGTGCTGCCCTACGTAGCACCTGCGATGGGCGAACAAATACACCGCATGCCTGGCGTAACCATCACAGTCAGCGAGCGCTGCATAGGCTGCGGCATATGCACCCAGGACGTTTGCTTTGTAAATGCCTTACGCTTAGTGGATGGACGTGCAGTGATCGGAGACGCTTGCCGGGGCTGTGGACGCTGTGTCGGCACGTGTCCTGAGAGGGCGATTGAGATCAGCATAAGCAACGAGCAATTCATTGAAGAGGTGATTCAACGCATCTCTGCGCTGGTTGATATTTCCTAA